The DNA window TTGCGTCCGAACACATTTGCTATCAAACTGGTTGGCGATCCGTCGGTCATTGGGTTtgagacagaaaaaaaagtaggcATTGGTTCCAGCGTCCGAGATGGCTTTTTGCACGTTCTCAAGAGACGATAAAAATTGGCCAGATGCACCTTGCTCTGATCCACCCTTGGGCGCTCCGCGCTTAGGTTCGCGCGAATCGCTGTCCTGTGACATCGAGTCGAAGTTATCTTGCGTCTGACGTCGGCCTCCAGCATTAAGCTTGGGACGAGCGCCCTTTCGGACCATGACACTAGGTGCGCGCATCGGTTTTGAGCTGATGGTGGCCTGTACCACGGTTGTGCGCTCCTGAGGGTGGGTGACGGTTTGCAAAGCCTCCTGGCCAAAGAGTTTGGCAACAAAGTCGGATTTTGTGTTATTCATCATGTTCATGAGGTCACCCGAGATGATCTCGCCATTCTCTTCGATCAAGCCTCTGACGGGGTACTCAACCTCGCCAGCAAAATGCTTGACAGTGAAGCTTGCGGCCAAATTCTCGGTGTGGAAGTTGCTGCCCGGTAGCTTGGCGGTTGCAGAACCAACTTCAATGGCAGGGTTTTTCCCCTCGAAGCGCTTGCGGAGGCTTTCTAGAAGCTGCAAGTCGGTTCTGTTGCGCCGCGTCTGGTCATCAAGAATGCTCAGGAGACCATTCCCAGGTTTCAGCAGACCCTTGACGGCATCGGTATTGTCAAAGTAGCTGGTGGCCGATACCGTGACTTCTTCGGTTTCATACATTTCTGCTTTGCGGTCGAAGAAGTTGCGGAGGGTCATGTTGTAAATGGCCTCGGTGGCGGCATTGGTCAGGAGCTGATCAAGCGCGGAACCGGTGGCTGCCTGCTGGGCGAAACCAGGGAAATcgacgatggagatggtgttgGCAATGTTCTCTTCAGGGGCACAGAGGCGCTGGTTCATACTCTCCACGATCCAGGCGACCAAAAGCGCATAAAGAGTCCTGGCCAGCTCATTGGCGTGGGCACGAGCACCATTAGGGTCGAGCATAACGGTGACTCGCTCCTTGTGAATCACTTTGGTCTTATACCCCAGAGTGGTCTGGAGATCAGCAGCGCTGACACCGAGGAAGGCAGCGATGATGGCAAGCACGTCCTTGTTCTTGACGGCGGTAACAGTATTGCCTCCCTCGTGAGAAAAGCCACCGCTGTCGTCCCCAGTGACACTCGTGTTGTTGGAAACCTCAAATTCTAGCTGGCCAATGTGCAGAACAGTAGCAAGAAGTTGGCATGTCTCGGCAATGTCACTTTTGGTGAATTCCAACTTCCTCAGGGCGGTCTTGAAAAGCTGAAAGCCATCAGCGTCGTTGATTCCCACTCTGAGCTGGGTGGGGTGCCCAAGAAACTTCCACCTTTTGCTGCCATTTTCGTTGTCAAATCCGAGATGGGCCTTCTCAGCATCGCTCGTACCGGCTTGAAGATAATACAGGACGTGGTAGTTGCGCTCGCCAGTAGGGACATCAGTgattctgcttctttccagCCGATGATCCAGCAGCTTTGCACCAAGGAGAGTCGGGTGTGTAGATGCAGATGTGTCATATTGTAActcgaggaagaggccggcTCGTGACGCATTGGGAGTCGTGGCAGTTTTTGTCGTGGTAAGGCTGTCGAATACATATACAGCGTGGGACGCTTTGGTCGATAACGGCGTCGACGATTTTCGGAGGAATGCCGCTACGATATGATTTCGAATTGTAGACTTTCCGGCCCCGGATTCTCCGCTAAATTATGCCAGCCACATTAGGAACTCTGCGTTTACACGTCCTTTGTTTGAAAAAGGAAAGTTTGtttgaaaagggaaaaggtaGTTTAAGCTCTAGCAGACTTGCACTATGAGCAGActaggttttttttctcccagGTGCCGCACACACAAATATAGAGAAGGGGGAGCATAAATGGAAACACAAAAGCAGGGGTTAGAAATGTTCTTACAGAAACGAAATGGCTTGATTTTCAGATCGGTTTCCAAGTCTTAGCCATGCACGGTCGGCCACATCTtcggccgccgccatggcacTCCCCTCTCTCCCGCCATCTGGTCCCTTCACAGACGACGTATATGTGTTTAAGGCGACAACTCCATGGGAAGATAAGTAGGTCGTCGGGAGGTTAACGTGAAATCGGCTTGCCAGATGCGCCGTTATCTGCGTGTCGGACTGCTGATGGGTTGGCAATGCCGGTAGAGAATGCTGCGTGTGTGCTCCTCCATTGCCGGCTGCTCCTATTGGCAAGCTCATGGCAAAGGGGGCTCAAATACTCAAGAGGCGGGCAATTACCTCCCGCCGGAGAGCAATGAGGCCAACAGACAGGCGCCGACTCGCAAAAGTTTGTTGTATAATCAACGAACGGGTGTCAAACAAGAAGTATCGCAATTGGACGATAATGGAGCGAGGAATGTTGTGTCAGAATGATGTTGAAAACGAGTCTATTAGGGAGAGTAAAACGCCAAGTGGACAATGGCTGAATAGAAGGCTTCGAAGATGTTGTTTCCAAGTCGATTGCGGGCAGGAAAGGGGTCTTGCTTGTTTTCTTGCTGCCAGCGCCGTGCCTGGAATCACGAACGCGGCGTAGCAGAGCTGACTTGTGGCATTACGGTTGAGTCCGGCGGGCGCCACAGCATAGTGGCGCACTTAAGCTGCACGCCTCCAGGACCCTCACTGCGGTGCGGCGGGTCGCATGCGAGCTCGAAATATTATTAGCATTCGTGAGCACTGCCCTGCCGTCTGCATGCCTGTCCTGCTGTGCTGTGGACGCCGGGATTCATGAAGGGGGTAGGGGGTATGGGGTATGGATAGGGGGATGAGAATTGAAAATTGATTTCGATGTTTGCGAGAACCAACAGCGCTGCCCAGCCCTCCCCGCCATTCGTTGCGATGCGTTGTAATGCATTGCCATTTTctatttatttcttttcttctttatttattacacGCGCGTTTGTGAGAGTTGAGGCTTACTCTCTCAGTTGAAACGGCAAAATTCTAAACAGATGGCGCTCTTAACAAAGAAGGCGCGACTTGATAACCGAATTCCACGAGGCTgtgataaaaaaagaaaaacttcAAATTCTACATCTAGCAAGCAATGGAAAATGCACCATATTTAAAAGCAACGTACATTCATTGCATACATCGAGCTTCATCCATCGTGAGTCCAAGGCTGTCTTACATGGTAACAAAGCCCACAGACACAAGAGGAACTGGCAATACATTCTTTGAGATGGCTCAGGCATGTGGATTTTGATTGACGCGACATTCGCTACCACCTTGATAGTGCATACAGTACAGCATTCATGTTGGCTCCACGCTCAGACTTTGTAGGCACTCTCTCAGCTCTCACATGAACAGAAATCATCATCCGGATCTCACGGAGCCGCATCAAACCGCGCGGAGTGCGCAAAAAACCAGCCGTTCTGGATCGTtacatcagcagcatcaaaaaAAGGTTGATGCGTCCAGAATCAGCTTACATGTGCTATACGGGGACGCTATCTCTTGCTCGTGCCCCTTTTTCCCCTTTACCCGTTGCTATATTCAGGTAGAGTTCAAATTCAATTCAAGCAGCACCAGTAGCTCAAGCCCTAAGATACTAGACCAATACCTGCTAGCTTGAGCTAAAATGGCGGCCGAGgcgtctccagcgccaggcGTCCACTCATGTGTGCGCTGTAGTAAACAACCACATGTATCGGGGAGGTAGAGTAAATACTGGCTTGATTAGTTGTACAAATAACGAAGGTATCGTTATGTCCAGATTATCGGCGTGCGGCGTTATAGAGAGGTCTGGCCCGCTTTGATTACAGGTAATGAAGCTTGTAGCTCCGAGACTGAAGTATATCTGTTTTCAGGCAGTGTCTATACCCATGATATAAACAGAAATAACCCATTCTTTGACAATATTTGTTAATTCTGTGCGAGTAATGAGGAAACAGTGAGAGAATGTCCACGTGCTGCGATAAACAAGATACACGAAGAAGCGTGAAATGGATGCGAGTTCCCGATTTTCTATCGTGCTATACAAGCCAGATATCGTTATAGGGCCTAGTAGGTGgatgtaggtacatgtagtctctTGGTCTCACCCGATGCACCCAACACAGCTCAATGTACCTCGTGGCTACTTTGCGTCGCCGAAGTGGGCCAAGCGATCCGATCCATGCCAGGGATCCTGGACGGCAAGACAACCGCCAGCTGTTAGCGGTGCCTAGAGTTGCCGCCATGTACTCTGCGCTCCACGCCCCATAAAAGGTACTTGCAAAGGGGAGTTTGCTCTCTGTGGCGGCGAGTTGTCCCGTTGTGAACACAATCGGTCGCACAGCATAACTTCGTGTCTCTCCCAGCATCGGAGATCGAATTTTCGGTTCTTGCTCCTCCGCACCTCGGCCTGCGAGACTACACGCAGCTGCTCCCTTGTCTACCTGTGCCGGCCTGGCAAAACTGCCCTGCTGCCGGTGAAAGCGGCCAGCTCCATCGCCTCCAACGACGTGCGCGGGAACTGATACaatggagaagctggcgcaGCTGTCCATGCCTCGGGGAGAATTACTGTAGCATAAGACTGAGGCCACCTCGTACAGCTTCGATCCATTCTTATGCCCGactcatcttccaacaacCATCATTGAGAAAAGGGCCATTttcccaaaaaaaatcagtGTTGTGCTCATCCTGACAAAGCCGCCAAGAAAAGCTTACCTGCTTGGTGGCCTGACGGGCACAGCCTGAAACTAGCTCGGCGTTCTTTTTATAACCTCTTTAGCCAGATCTTGCCAGAACAAGATCCGATTGTCGTCGCAGTACGGAGAGAAATTTTCGGAACACGAGGCGCTCTGTGTCATGCATCCAGGCGTCCATGTTTGCTTGGATGGATCGTGCTGATCACAAGTGGTCCGCGCCAACGATGATGCCTGTTGGTCGAACATGAGAGTTGATGctactacaagtacatcCACCATGATTTTCGGGGAGGCTTCCGTGCATGACTGACTGCGCAACACCTTTGGCCCCTCCTGACACGAACACTCGTgcgattctttttttttttctctttttttattattcttctttttttctttcaaccTATTCGCTTGTATTGGCGGGGCCAAGTGTCTTGGATGTCGCAGCACCACAACTGTATGGACTCACAGACTACTACCTAGCACGGAGGAGTATGGAGTACCGCTGCAGGGATCATCGCGATCATCGCCAACAGCAGGAAAAAGAGGTGCCATCGCCAAAAGGTTAATAGTATGCGCTCTCTCCCTGCTGACGGATTAACGAAGCTCATGTGTGGGTGGCGCTGATTCGAAATTGTACTACAGGGTATCAAGCTCCATGCCCAGCGGGCGATTTGGTGCCAGTGCTTCCCTCTTTGCACGTATTTCGTGGCCGCATAATCAATCGTAGACTCATCTCTGCGtgtctctcgtctctttgATCtcgtttcctcttctcttcatggcTTGTTTTCTCTTAGCCAATCGGTTTCTGCAGATGACCCAACGTTGGTCGAACTGATCGAGGCTGCGCACTTCGGTAGTGCAAGCGGCTCCTAGCACAGCCGCTCCTCTGGAACATTGATCcgttgaaaagaaaaatacgaGCCCTACTCCAGTAGGTACTCGGGCAGCGCCGTGATTGGCCACAAGTAGAATCGTGCAAAGACGGGCTCGCAGGTCGCACGCAAGACACACGGTGGTCGCATTCATGCGCTTGACCTCGTATTGGCCACCAGCATACCCGCTGACGCTGGGTCTCCTCGAGGAGCGTATTTGGGGAGCGCTCCGTACAGGTATAATGTCCGTATTAAGCCATTGATATTTTCCGGGCGGAGGAAAGACCTGACGTGTGATTGAAATTTCGAATTCAGGTGTGGAATATTCTGCGCTCCATAGTCATAAAttgcttctctttgcccAGAGCGGTAGCAACAGACAGGGGACATGGTACCACTGCGGTGCCCAGGCGGACGGTACAGTGCGGAGTATCTCTGGCCGGCTATCCCCAGAAGATCCATGTCTGCTGTCCCGATCGCAGCTGAATGCCAGAAGTCGGCAGTATCAATAACGCGCTGCCCGATTCTATGCGCATGTTTTCAAGCGTAGTGTGTGTTGATTGTTTTGATTTGCGCGGTGCAGTTATTATACGAGCTTGAGCTTTATCCTTCTGACGCATTACGCGGCGAAAACTCTAATGTAGCCCATGAGTTGGCAGCACGTCGTATCGCTGCTATCGCCGTACCACGTACGGATACCAGCAGGCGCTGCTACAGTACGGTGATGGCCGCTAGCCCTTAAAGTTGAAGCCCCAGCGGGAACGGCTTCAGTGAGGCCAACCCGGCACAGCGGCGCCCGCTAGCGCCCAGCTGCAAGCGTGCTCCCTTACAGCGCGTTGTTTACCAgctgttttctttgtccTAGGTGCTGTAGCGCTGGTCACCCTGGCTCGTACGTGCTGCGCTACTGCTCGCTGTCGCCCGCCGGACTCGCTAAGCACACGCCCTCTCCCCCCTGGCCTAGCTGCAACCAAGCTGCTTTGCCTGCACGACGTTCTTGGAAATCCGCCCATGGGATCAAACTCCATCGTCTGTCGATTTATCCTGCAGACGCAGCCGCTGGGAGACTTTTCCTCTGCTGTTTTCCCCCCAACCTCCCCTGGTGTGACTGCCTCATTCGCTTTGGCAGCCCTCCTTTCAATCGTTAATCGCAGCATTTGTTTGTTCGCTCTGCATCATCTATCGTCTGTTCATCCCGTTCTGCATCTCGCTTgcggaggaagaagaaaggagttGAACTGGCAACCGCGTCTCTGCGTTTCCATTGTCCCTCGCTCAGCAGTGCATCGGCAGACTCTGgctttgtctctttttttttcttatacaTCGCCGTATATTGCCTTTCCCCATAATATTGCTTGTTAGCATACCTTAGCGACTGCTTAATCTACACGCGCATCATATCCTACGCAGCATCGTAATACCAGCCGTCGATTCGAGGGCCTTTACGCCCACTCCTTCGTCATGGCGAACCGGCTGTCCATGTTCTCCATGGCCTCGGAGGCTCGAGCTGGCGGACCGCAGGCCACCCAGGTCACGACGACCACCTTGCTCAACGCCATCCACAACATCTATCTCTCATCACAGCCGCACCAGCTGGATGCCAGCACCAGCGTCGTTGTCAACACCTGGCTGACGGCCGCCCAGGGCGGTCctgctgttgatgctacTCTCGCATCGCGAGCTTGGGAACATGCCAGGCGGCGTGCCGAGGACGGCTGCATCATCTTGGGGTAAGAGATAGACGCCTTCTTCGCGACCAAACAACCATTAATTTGGCCATTTCATTTGCTAACGAGTAATCCGTCTAGTTCTCTGCATCAATCGACTCCCTCCCTTCTCGTCCCTTTCTTGACATCGTTCCCGTTTGCGATTCCATCCAACGTCTACAAGGCTCTAGAGGCCCTTCAGCCGCTTCTCCGATGTGTCACTCCGCAGAACCCATCAGCCCCAAAGCAAGCTGGTCTCGGTGTGACTCTGGCCCTGAACCTCGCTGGCAACATTACTGGAGCTACACTGGCCCTCTCACAAGGCGGAATTGACACCTCTGCCGGCCTGCTCGACATTCCTGCTGAGGCGGGCTATCGCGCCTTTGATGTCTTCTACTACCTGTTAACCTCGGCCTCAACACCAGCTGAGAGGGAGTTTTTGAGCCTCAAATCAGCATCTGCCTACACCCTCCTGTCTCGTTCTGGCACATACGACCCGCCATCATATCTGCCCACTGCTGATGATTCTGCATCGGCTGATGACTTTCGCCAGGCCCTTAAAGACATTGGCATCAAAGGCTCAGCTCACCGGAACTTCATTTCCACTCTCGCCGGCCTGCTCAAGCTTGGCGACACCCTTGATTACAGCATTGAATCTGAGGCGTTGGAAGAGATTGGTGAGGATGTCGGCGGCCTGCTTGGAATTGATCCCGAGGTCGTCCTTCGTCACTGCAGCACAGAGGACCGCAAAACTTTGGTTGGCGGGTTGTACGAATCCCTCGTTGACTGGGTCATCTCCAAGGCCAatgatgccattgccgcccAGCTGACCCGCATCAAGGATGGTGACGAGTCTCTGGATGGTCATGGTGTCCGTACTCCCACTTCAAACGAAGATAACGGAGATACTGTCTCTATTACCGTTCTTGAGGTGCCTGACCCAGCTCTTGGCAGGGCACTGTGCATGCGCTCCGTCTTCGACGATACGCAAGGCATTAATGCCGAAATGATTGGCGATGGTTTCGAGATTCCTTCGGCCGGTTCTTCGATTCTGAGAGAAGTCCAACAGGCAGTATCTGAAGTAGCACCGGACTTGGGAGTTATGAATGGCCCACAGGGACGTGAGCGACAGCATGAGCtagagaagagggaagtTATCCTGGAGAAGGCTGCCTATGGCGCCGACGAGGGTAGTTttctgaagaagctgctcttccCCGTCGAAGGCCAAGGCATCAACCTGGGCAGAGCTGGCCGTATTGATCTCCCCACGGTGCTTAGCTCCAACCGCATGTG is part of the Trichoderma atroviride chromosome 1, complete sequence genome and encodes:
- a CDS encoding uncharacterized protein (SECRETED:SignalP(1-28)) codes for the protein MNATTVCLACDLRARLCTILLVANHGAARVPTGVGLVFFFSTDQCSRGAAVLGAACTTEVRSLDQFDQRWVICRNRLAKRKQAMKRRGNEIKETRDTQR